Proteins encoded by one window of Salvia splendens isolate huo1 chromosome 14, SspV2, whole genome shotgun sequence:
- the LOC121765712 gene encoding sucrose transport protein SUC4-like: MPRPTPSQNTPLLRGPPPARPARVKLRTLLRVASVSCGIQFGWALQLSLLTPYVQELGIPHAWASIIWLCGPISGLFVQPLVGQFSDRCTSRFGRRRPFIVAGALSIVFSVLVIGFAADIGWWLGDRADTGEVKIRAVAAFVIGFWILDVANNMTQGPCRALLADLTGKDHRRTRVANAYFSLFMAIGNILGYAAGSFSGWFKIFPFTLTSACNVSCANLKAAFIIDVIFIVVTTCISLTAAQEQPLSSLNGSAQEGSHEREALLWELFGTFRYLPGTVWVILLVTALTWIGWFPFILFDTDWMGREIYGGEPNDGKNYDQGVRMGSLGLMLNSVVLGITSVFMEKLCRRWGAGFTWGLSNVLMALIFVAMLIIGAIRSNMDLNGGLPPDGIVVAALLAFTFLGAPLAMTYSVPYALVSARIEALGLGQGLSMGVLNMAIVIPQMVVSLGSGPWDQLFGGGNAPAIAVGAIAALTGGLIAILAIPRTRVEKPRIHL, from the exons ATGCCGAGGCCAACTCCAAGCCAAAACACGCCGCTTCTCCGCGGCCCGCCCCCTGCCCGGCCGGCGAGAGTGAAACTTCGGACCCTGCTCCGCGTGGCGTCGGTCTCGTGCGGAATTCAGTTCGGGTGGGCGCTGCAGCTGTCGCTATTGACGCCCTACGTGCAGGAGCTGGGGATACCGCACGCGTGGGCCAGCATCATCTGGCTCTGCGGCCCGATCTCCGGCCTCTTCGTGCAGCCGCTCGTCGGCCAGTTCAGCGACCGCTGCACCAGCCGCTTCGGCCGCCGCCGCCCCTTCATAGTCGCCGGCGCCCTCTCCATCGTCTTCTCCGTCCTCGTCATCGGCTTCGCCGCCGACATCGGCTGGTGGCTCGGCGATCGCGCCGATACCGGCGAGGTCAAAATTAGGGCGGTGGCGGCGTTCGTCATCGGTTTCTGGATTCTCGACGTCGCTAATAATATGACTCAGGGCCCCTGCCGCGCTCTCCTCGCTGACCTAACCG GAAAGGATCACAGGAGAACTCGTGTTGCAAATGCGTATTTCTCCCTATTTATGGCTATTGGCAATATACTTGGATATGCGGCTGGTTCCTTCAGTGGCTGGTTCAAGATATTCCCTTTTACACTCACTTCAGCTTGCAACGTCAGCTGTGCTAATCTGAAGGCAGCATTCATTATTGATGTTATATTTATTGTAGTAACTACATGCATAAGCCTGACAGCTGCTCAAGAACAGCCCTTGTCGTCTCTCAATGGCTCTGCGCAAGAAGGTTCTCACGAGCGTGAAGCTTTACTCTGGGAACTCTTTGGAACATTTAGATATCTACCTGGTACTGTTTGGGTCATCCTTCTTGTTACTGCTCTAACCTGGATCGGGTGGTTTCCATTTATTCTTTTCGATACGGATTGGATGGGTCGTGAGATATATGGTGGGGAGCCTAATGATGGGAAGAATTATGACCAGGGAGTTAGAATGGGTTCGCTTGGCTTGATGTTGAACTCAGTGGTCCTTGGGATAACATCTGTGTTTATGGAAAAGCTTTGCCGTAGATGGGGTGCCGGATTCACATGGGGACTTTCAAACGTCCTCATGGCTCTTATATTTGTTGCAATGCTTATCATCGGTGCCATCAGGAGTAATATGGATCTCAACGGTGGTCTTCCTCCAGATGGTATTGTGGTAGCTGCCCTACTAGCTTTTACATTTCTTGGTGCTCCGTTGGCA ATGACATATAGTGTTCCATATGCATTGGTATCTGCACGAATTGAAGCACTAGGCCTTGGTCAAG GGTTATCCATGGGTGTTCTGAACATGGCAATTGTAATCCCACAG ATGGTTGTGTCCCTGGGATCCGGTCCATGGGATCAACTCTTTGGTGGCGGCAACGCCCCAGCCATAGCTGTTGGAGCCATCGCTGCATTAACTGGAGGGCTTATAGCAATCTTGGCGATTCCCAGAACAAGAGTTGAAAAACCGAGGATCCACCTCTAG
- the LOC121765528 gene encoding protein odr-4 homolog isoform X1, whose amino-acid sequence MVKSVIGDENQLKLVENRLTRSAVPSQIGLVIGKLNSKLDRGFVYDLVPTPPNDAGEQPCSVIDGSGDVSKSKKKVSSKAKSQSESSSLFIDYDWIFEHARQVSRMLLGGMKVVGIYIWVSESLFKNSTVTLCQTVIGVEQAAATMMDDVNERLLLHISYSPSRWTCRNCSLSGNITSGSLWPCDFKTGKLLGSLQTFRCMYNFDLRFPIPRDDGSDIKIFSDALRNEIMVCAKELKGVKALIDGKLVAGDDLSLTDGFHEVEFLLPFMQDKYLEACNEKAVLGVLLLRGSVCSLSYLNSKEPVSQALVDIKEDIIRSLLSRLDIMCDEAERDIESVNGGDQGTNSLSSEEHIANFDLQAQRKQCNLSFPRRVFVPWLDGAYICDYIQSKETLEVLKDHCVELMSVEFPTDSSEILEPESEAPAVIASTGKTFWNIATDHSSPLDPHTSVSKTRKTGNGRPAKTADFVVLFAIFFLLVAIVVFNITGKM is encoded by the exons ATGGTGAAATCCGTCATCGGAGATGAAAATCAACTCAAATTGGTTGAAAATCGCCTCACTCGCTCCGCCGTCCCATCTCAG ATTGGGCTTGTGATAGGGAAACTGAATTCGAAGCTGGACAGAGGATTCGTGTACGATTTGGTGCCCACGCCGCCTAATGATGCTGGAGAGCAACCATGTTCGGTTATTGACGGCTCTGGAGATGTCAGCAAAAGTAAGAAGAAGGTTTCGTCCAAAGCCAAGTCTCAGTCTGAGTCATCGTCTCTCTTCATTGACTACGACTGGATTTTCGAGCACGCGCGCCAG GTCTCAAGAATGCTATTGGGTGGCATGAAGGTGGTAGGCATCTACATATGGGTCAGTGAAAGCCTATTCAAGAACTCAACAGTCACACTGTGCCAG ACTGTGATAGGAGTTGAACAAGCAGCCGCTACAATGATGGATGATGTAAATGAAAGACTGCTACTTCATATTAGTTACAGCCCTTCGAG ATGGACATGCCGGAATTGCTCTCTGTCAGGAAATATTACCTCGGGCAGTCTTTGGCCTTGTGATTTCAAAACAGGAAAATTATTAGGTTCCCTCCAAACATTCAGATGCATGTACAATTTTGATTTAAG GTTTCCGATACCTCGTGATGATGGATCAgacattaaaatattttctgaTGCCCTCCGTAATGAAATAATGGTTTGTGCCAAGGAACTTAAAGGTGTGAAGGCTTTGATTGATGGAAAATTG GTGGCAGGTGATGATCTAAGTTTAACAGATGGTTTTCATGAAGTTGAATTTCTTCTCCCTTTCATGCAAGATAAATACTTAGAAG CTTGTAACGAAAAAGCGGTTCTTGGTGTTCTTCTACTTAGAGGGTCGGTGTGTTCTCTGTCATACTTGAATTCAAAGGAGCCTGTTTCACAAGCTTTAGTTGATATAAAG GAAGACATCATCAGGAGCTTGCTTAGTAGACTTGATATAATGTGTGATGAGGCTGAAAGAGACATTGAATCAGTGAATGGTGGTGATCAAGGAACAAACAGCCTCTCATCTGAGGAACACATAGCAAACTTTGACCTTCAAGCTCAAAG AAAACAGTGCAACCTTTCGTTTCCTCGAAGAGTGTTTGTTCCATGGCTGGATGGCGCATACATATGTGATTATATTCAGTCAAAGGAGACATTGGAG GTTCTCAAAGACCATTGTGTCGAGTTGATGTCCGTGGAATTCCCAACAGACTCTTCTGAAATTCTGGAGCCTGAATCAGAAGCCCCCGCTGTAATAGCTTCAACCGGCAAAACCTTTTGGAACATCGCAACCGACCATTCATCACCACTCGACCCGCATACATCAGTCTCAAAGACGAGGAAAACTGGCAACGGTAGACCAGCCAAGACAGCCGACTTCGTTGTATTGTTTGCTATCTTTTTCCTGCTAGTCGCTATTGTAGTATTTAATATTACAGGGAAGATGTAG
- the LOC121765528 gene encoding protein odr-4 homolog isoform X2 has protein sequence MVKSVIGDENQLKLVENRLTRSAVPSQIGLVIGKLNSKLDRGFVYDLVPTPPNDAGEQPCSVIDGSGDVSKSKKKVSSKAKSQSESSSLFIDYDWIFEHARQVSRMLLGGMKVVGIYIWVSESLFKNSTVTLCQTVIGVEQAAATMMDDVNERLLLHISYSPSRWTCRNCSLSGNITSGSLWPCDFKTGKLLGSLQTFRCMYNFDLRFPIPRDDGSDIKIFSDALRNEIMVCAKELKGVKALIDGKLEDIIRSLLSRLDIMCDEAERDIESVNGGDQGTNSLSSEEHIANFDLQAQRKQCNLSFPRRVFVPWLDGAYICDYIQSKETLEVLKDHCVELMSVEFPTDSSEILEPESEAPAVIASTGKTFWNIATDHSSPLDPHTSVSKTRKTGNGRPAKTADFVVLFAIFFLLVAIVVFNITGKM, from the exons ATGGTGAAATCCGTCATCGGAGATGAAAATCAACTCAAATTGGTTGAAAATCGCCTCACTCGCTCCGCCGTCCCATCTCAG ATTGGGCTTGTGATAGGGAAACTGAATTCGAAGCTGGACAGAGGATTCGTGTACGATTTGGTGCCCACGCCGCCTAATGATGCTGGAGAGCAACCATGTTCGGTTATTGACGGCTCTGGAGATGTCAGCAAAAGTAAGAAGAAGGTTTCGTCCAAAGCCAAGTCTCAGTCTGAGTCATCGTCTCTCTTCATTGACTACGACTGGATTTTCGAGCACGCGCGCCAG GTCTCAAGAATGCTATTGGGTGGCATGAAGGTGGTAGGCATCTACATATGGGTCAGTGAAAGCCTATTCAAGAACTCAACAGTCACACTGTGCCAG ACTGTGATAGGAGTTGAACAAGCAGCCGCTACAATGATGGATGATGTAAATGAAAGACTGCTACTTCATATTAGTTACAGCCCTTCGAG ATGGACATGCCGGAATTGCTCTCTGTCAGGAAATATTACCTCGGGCAGTCTTTGGCCTTGTGATTTCAAAACAGGAAAATTATTAGGTTCCCTCCAAACATTCAGATGCATGTACAATTTTGATTTAAG GTTTCCGATACCTCGTGATGATGGATCAgacattaaaatattttctgaTGCCCTCCGTAATGAAATAATGGTTTGTGCCAAGGAACTTAAAGGTGTGAAGGCTTTGATTGATGGAAAATTG GAAGACATCATCAGGAGCTTGCTTAGTAGACTTGATATAATGTGTGATGAGGCTGAAAGAGACATTGAATCAGTGAATGGTGGTGATCAAGGAACAAACAGCCTCTCATCTGAGGAACACATAGCAAACTTTGACCTTCAAGCTCAAAG AAAACAGTGCAACCTTTCGTTTCCTCGAAGAGTGTTTGTTCCATGGCTGGATGGCGCATACATATGTGATTATATTCAGTCAAAGGAGACATTGGAG GTTCTCAAAGACCATTGTGTCGAGTTGATGTCCGTGGAATTCCCAACAGACTCTTCTGAAATTCTGGAGCCTGAATCAGAAGCCCCCGCTGTAATAGCTTCAACCGGCAAAACCTTTTGGAACATCGCAACCGACCATTCATCACCACTCGACCCGCATACATCAGTCTCAAAGACGAGGAAAACTGGCAACGGTAGACCAGCCAAGACAGCCGACTTCGTTGTATTGTTTGCTATCTTTTTCCTGCTAGTCGCTATTGTAGTATTTAATATTACAGGGAAGATGTAG